From the Vibrio vulnificus CMCP6 genome, one window contains:
- a CDS encoding DUF5062 family protein: MSKTAKLNNEEKLVKKALEIGGKMAKMQGFDLPQSPQPVRVKAVYLFLVDAKQIAPLPDSKLDGANIKHRLALWIHAALPDNDPLK, from the coding sequence ATGTCCAAAACCGCGAAGCTGAATAACGAAGAAAAGTTAGTGAAAAAGGCCTTAGAGATAGGCGGTAAGATGGCCAAAATGCAGGGCTTCGATTTACCTCAATCACCTCAACCCGTGCGTGTAAAAGCCGTCTACCTATTCTTGGTGGATGCCAAGCAAATCGCTCCGTTACCCGACAGCAAGCTCGATGGCGCAAACATCAAGCACCGCCTAGCACTCTGGATTCACGCCGCGTTGCCGGATAACGATCCGCTGAAGTAA